The sequence CTGCTCCGGCGACGCGGATGTTTATGACCAAGCTGCAGCTGATTTGAGACGCCCGCTCTCAGGCGACCCAAGCCTGCAAGAGTTGGTGCGATATGCCACCATAGCAGCCAATAGCCACAACACGCAGCCCTGGATATTTCAGCCAACAGATTTGGGTATTGATATTCTGCCCGATTTCACACGCCGTACACCAGTCGTCGATCCGGATGATCATCATCTGTTTGCGAGCCTCGGCTGTGCCACAGAGAACCTTCACCTTGCCGCGCAAGCGAGTGGTCAAGCTGGCGAGGTTGTGTTCGACTCTTCAGAAGACGGTGCTGCCCGTATCGACTTACGGTCAAGCGCAACAAAGAACAGTGACCTATTTGGGGCCATTCCAGCGCGTCAGTGTAGCCGCGCCGTCTATGAAGCACGCCTGGCCCCGATGGATGTAGTGGCGCGCCTCGCCCTGGCCGCCAACAGCTATGGCGTTGAGGCGATGATCATAACCGAAACGGCGATGACGGAAGATATTCTGGCGCTGATTCTGGATGGCAACAGCCGCCAGGTTGAAGACCCAGCCTTTGTGTCTGAACTAAAAGACTGGCTACGGTTTAACCCAACCGCCGCCATGAGGACCAACGATGGTCTCTACAGCGCG comes from Rhodospirillaceae bacterium and encodes:
- a CDS encoding Tat pathway signal protein, yielding MTLQLSRRAAISTSAAGLAGVALSGCSGDADVYDQAAADLRRPLSGDPSLQELVRYATIAANSHNTQPWIFQPTDLGIDILPDFTRRTPVVDPDDHHLFASLGCATENLHLAAQASGQAGEVVFDSSEDGAARIDLRSSATKNSDLFGAIPARQCSRAVYEARLAPMDVVARLALAANSYGVEAMIITETAMTEDILALILDGNSRQVEDPAFVSELKDWLRFNPTAAMRTNDGLYSACSGNPTLPDWLGSFTFDMFFTTEAENKKYAEQIRSSSGLVVFVAATDDKEGWFNAGRAYQRFALQATADGLQNAFVNQTIEVPEMRRPLQDLLGLGERRPNLVVRFGYGPAMPQSLRRPATEVMV